The sequence below is a genomic window from Methanosarcinales archaeon.
TGATGAAAATTCTGGCAAATCCCTGAAACCTGAATTAGATAAACTTGAAAAACATATCCGGGAACTGCGTGATAGGTACTGCAGCTACTTGTATGGTGTGGTGAAATCTGACATGGATGATTTTTCTGCCTGGTATTTTGAAGATGTACGCACTACAGAGGAAGTAAACGAATGGGCTTATGAAAGGGATATGTGCGGATATGAACTCATGAAGCGCCAGATGGTCAATGCTGATCTGGTCATCTGCAATTTCCATCATATCCTGAATTTTAAGATCCTGGCAAATTTACTCGGCTGGATGGACAGGAGTGTAGATGATGTAATAATGATCTTTGATGAGGCCCATAATCTTGAATCTGCGGCCCGGAGTCATTCTTCATTGAATTTGCCAGAATACAGTCTTCAGCGGGCATTTGAAGAAGTGACAGCTAATGAGGCAATCAGTAAAAAAGATTCATACCGAGTCAAAGATCTGGAGAATCTATTCAAGCTTATTTATCAACATTTGAAGGATATCTATGAATCAAGACTGGAATTTGGGGAAAGGGAACGAATACCCAACACATGGAAGGATGTGACAATATGCGACCCCAAACGCAGGGATGATTATTTCCTGCAACGTTTGCTGGAACAAATAGAAGAGGCGGGAATAACGGACCTTTATGAACTCCTGGAAGAAGCTGCAGCATTGGGTCGGTATCTGGATGCTTTTTATAAAGAACAATATAGACAGGGTCACTCCAGCAGGAAAAAGAACTCTCAGTTGCTCCGCAGCGCAGAGTTTTTCATGTTTTATTTAGAACATGCTTCTGATCTGGTATATTATCCTATGTTAAATGTAAGACGAAAGGATAATGAACTGGAAGGCAGGATCGAGCTCGTTTCGTGCATACCTAAAAATGTTACTGCACCAATTTTTTCTTCCTTTTATGTATCAGTCCTCATGTCGGCAACACTTCAGCCTTATCCGGTTATGAAAGCAAAATTAGGCATAACCCGACCCACAATAGAGATCGCTTATGGCATTACATTTCCTGAAGATAATAGATTAACCATAGCCATTAATTCACAGCCTCTTTTTGCTAAAAAAAGAGACGATCCCGGCACTATACAACAGGTGACAAAGATACTGAATGATATTATCCAGCATACTGACGGTAATGTGCTGGTATTTTTTCAAAGCTACCACGAAGCTAAAATGTATAAAGACCGCATCACATCAAAAGAACCAGTTTATTTGGACGAGATAGGAATATCTTCCAGGCAAGTAAGGGATGATTTCTTCAAAGTCGGGGAAACCGGTAACAAAGCTATCATTTTTTCCTATCTTTGGGGTACATTGACCGAAGGAGTGGATTATAAGGATGGACGGGGCAGGGCAGTAGTAATTGTCGGGGTCGGGTACCCGGCCTTAAATGATCGAATGCGGGCCATTGAAGCAGCATATGATCATGAATTTCCAGGAAAAGGGTGGGATTATGCAATTCAAATACCTACAATCAGGAAAGTGAGGCAGGCGATGGGACGAGTAATTCGATCACCCTCTGATTATGGGGCCCGTATTTTACTGGATGGGCGATATACATCCATTTCAACCATACGCTTGAAAAAATATTCTGTATTTAATGCTTTTCCCCCCCGGGACAGGGATGAAATAATTGATGTTGAACCTGATAATGTAAAATTCTCTTTAATGAACTTCTTCAATGACATGAAAAGTCATCAATGATAAAAAAATCAGATACACAAAACCCTTATTACCAAATAAGGAGTAAATGAATGAGATTTACCCGACTTAAATTATCATAATCAATTCAGGAACATATT
It includes:
- a CDS encoding ATP-dependent DNA helicase; this translates as MSSDYMRFFPKPTCYPNQKEAMESIHKALLDQKIVLFEGACGTGKTLSTLVPAIDVAQKLGKVVIIATNVHQQMQQFIEESREIKQKQDIKVAVLKGKKHMCPREEESETCSVLKENTYELINKEKESADLREQLNKESKFDENSGKSLKPELDKLEKHIRELRDRYCSYLYGVVKSDMDDFSAWYFEDVRTTEEVNEWAYERDMCGYELMKRQMVNADLVICNFHHILNFKILANLLGWMDRSVDDVIMIFDEAHNLESAARSHSSLNLPEYSLQRAFEEVTANEAISKKDSYRVKDLENLFKLIYQHLKDIYESRLEFGERERIPNTWKDVTICDPKRRDDYFLQRLLEQIEEAGITDLYELLEEAAALGRYLDAFYKEQYRQGHSSRKKNSQLLRSAEFFMFYLEHASDLVYYPMLNVRRKDNELEGRIELVSCIPKNVTAPIFSSFYVSVLMSATLQPYPVMKAKLGITRPTIEIAYGITFPEDNRLTIAINSQPLFAKKRDDPGTIQQVTKILNDIIQHTDGNVLVFFQSYHEAKMYKDRITSKEPVYLDEIGISSRQVRDDFFKVGETGNKAIIFSYLWGTLTEGVDYKDGRGRAVVIVGVGYPALNDRMRAIEAAYDHEFPGKGWDYAIQIPTIRKVRQAMGRVIRSPSDYGARILLDGRYTSISTIRLKKYSVFNAFPPRDRDEIIDVEPDNVKFSLMNFFNDMKSHQ